A DNA window from Ranitomeya imitator isolate aRanImi1 chromosome 2, aRanImi1.pri, whole genome shotgun sequence contains the following coding sequences:
- the RPL10 gene encoding large ribosomal subunit protein uL16, producing the protein MGRRPARCYRYCKNKPYPKSRFCRGVPDPKIRIFDLGRKKAKVDEFPLCGHMVSDEYEQLSSEALEAARICANKYMVKSCGKDGFHIRVRLHPFHVIRINKMLSCAGADRLQTGMRGAFGKPQGTVARVHIGQVIMSIRTKTSNKEHVVEALRRAKFKFPGRQKIHISKKWGFTKFNTENFEEMVAEKRLIPDGCGVKYIPNRGPLDHWRALHAA; encoded by the exons ATGGGCCGCAGACCCGCCCGCTG TTACAGATACTGCAAAAACAAGCCCTACCCCAAATCCCGCTTCTGTCGGGGTGTCCCAG ATCCTAAAATCAGGATATTCGACTTGGGTCGTAAGAAGGCCAAGGTGGACGAGTTCCCACTATGTGGTCACATGGTCTCCGATGAGTACGAGCAGCTGTCATCTGAAG CTCTTGAGGCTGCCCGTATCTGTGCCAACAAGTACATGGTGAAGAGCTGTGGCAAGGACGGTTTCCACATCAGAGTGCGTCTCCACCCATTCCACGTCATCCGCATCAACAAAATGTTATCCTGCGCCGGAGCTGACAG GCTCCAGACTGGTATGCGTGGTGCCTTTGGGAAACCTCAGGGCACAGTGGCCAGAGTCCACATTGGACAGGTGATCATGTCCATCCGCACCAAGACCTCAAACAAGGAGCATGTGGTGGAAGCTCTGCGCAGGGCCAAGTTCAAGTTCCCTGGACGTCAGAAG ATCCACATTTCCAAGAAGTGGGGCTTCACAAAGTTCAACACAGAGAACTTTGAGGAAATGGTCGCTGAGAAGCGTCTCATACCTGATGGCTGCGGCGTGAAGTACATCCCTAACCGAGGTCCCCTGGATCACTGGAGGGCACTGCACGCTGCATAG